In a genomic window of Desulfonispora thiosulfatigenes DSM 11270:
- a CDS encoding ABC transporter substrate-binding protein, translating into MNNRRKVSLILLTLVLSFSLIFMGCGSTEKVSDNKDLKTVRLNEVVRSIFYAPQYVAINEGIFADEGIDIKLQTGWGGDKSMTALVSNTADIGLIGSETSVYVVKQGSNEKIINFAQLTQTDGSFLVSRNNIPNFKFSDLKGKEIVGGRRGGIPQMVMEYTLNKNGITPNKDVDIIQNIAFDATTGAFKGGTGDFIQLFEPNASKLEKENNGYVVASFGTEAGKLAYTVFMATESYLKDNPETVQKFTNAVYKGQIWCANHTAEEIANSIKSFFPEDDLDIIIKAVNRYKEQESWAPNPLVQKEAIERLQDVMIKGGELDTKIPFEQIVNNSFAEKTIKEIPLP; encoded by the coding sequence TTGAATAATCGCAGAAAGGTTTCATTGATTCTTTTAACATTAGTTTTATCCTTTTCCTTAATATTTATGGGATGTGGCTCTACAGAAAAAGTTTCAGATAATAAGGATCTTAAAACAGTACGCTTAAATGAAGTAGTTAGATCAATTTTTTATGCACCACAATATGTAGCAATAAATGAAGGGATATTTGCCGATGAAGGTATAGATATAAAACTACAAACGGGTTGGGGTGGGGATAAATCTATGACTGCCCTAGTATCAAATACTGCTGATATTGGCTTAATAGGGTCTGAAACTTCTGTCTATGTAGTTAAACAAGGTTCTAATGAAAAAATTATCAACTTTGCTCAATTAACTCAAACAGATGGTTCATTCCTCGTTTCACGTAATAATATCCCTAATTTTAAGTTTTCTGATTTAAAAGGAAAAGAAATTGTTGGTGGTAGGCGTGGAGGTATCCCACAAATGGTTATGGAATACACGCTTAATAAAAATGGAATTACGCCTAACAAGGATGTAGATATTATTCAAAACATTGCCTTTGATGCTACTACTGGAGCCTTTAAAGGTGGTACAGGAGACTTTATTCAGTTATTCGAGCCTAATGCATCAAAGTTAGAAAAAGAAAATAATGGATACGTAGTTGCTTCTTTTGGAACAGAAGCTGGAAAGCTAGCATATACAGTATTTATGGCTACAGAATCCTACCTTAAAGATAATCCTGAAACTGTCCAAAAATTTACGAACGCTGTTTATAAAGGTCAAATTTGGTGTGCTAATCATACAGCCGAAGAAATTGCAAATAGTATAAAATCATTTTTCCCTGAAGATGACTTAGACATTATTATCAAAGCTGTTAACCGTTATAAAGAACAAGAATCTTGGGCACCTAATCCACTAGTGCAAAAAGAAGCAATTGAAAGATTACAAGATGTAATGATTAAGGGTGGCGAACTAGATACAAAAATTCCATTTGAACAAATAGTTAATAACAGCTTTGCTGAAAAAACTATCAAAGAAATTCCGTTACCTTAA
- a CDS encoding [FeFe] hydrogenase, group A — MNNQEKLEQGEKMSRRRFLKLLSGVGVVGATGTLSGCLVKEETVAGKGWLPNQYQKPSSWPVQVRGRVPIDPDSPSLVRDDQKCILCGQCLEVCEKVQSVFGYYELPIKDDFVCVNCGQCTLWCPTSAISEKSEIQKVKDAINDPNKVVFVQTAPSTRVGLGEEFGLPAGTWVQGQQVAALRRVGFDKVFDTNFTADLTIMEEGSELVKRITNKEVTPQITSCCPGWVKFCEYYYSDLLDHLSSAKSPQQMFGAVLKTYYAKKNNVDPEKIFSVSIMPCTAKKFEKERPEFNSAGQYWKNKNIRDVDASLTTRELAVLIKENDIDLTKLPEENYDPMMGAGSGAGLIFGNTGGVMEAAVRSAYFLITEQKAPEALFKLAPIRGLEGIKEATLNVPGVGDVKVAVVHGLNNARIVMDEVRAGKSPYHFIEIMACPGGCISGGGQPRTSVPPSDEVRKQRIATMYNKDASYVLRESHENPEIKKLYQDFLEQPLSHIAHDLLHTKYTERKGNLKAKKLV, encoded by the coding sequence ATGAATAACCAAGAGAAGTTAGAACAAGGAGAGAAAATGTCTAGAAGACGTTTCCTTAAATTGTTGTCCGGAGTAGGGGTAGTAGGTGCAACAGGTACTTTATCTGGTTGTCTAGTAAAGGAAGAAACCGTTGCAGGAAAAGGCTGGTTACCAAATCAATACCAAAAACCTAGTTCTTGGCCTGTGCAAGTAAGAGGACGTGTTCCAATTGACCCAGATTCACCATCACTTGTACGGGATGATCAAAAGTGTATTTTATGTGGTCAGTGTTTAGAAGTTTGCGAAAAGGTACAGTCAGTTTTTGGTTATTATGAATTACCTATTAAAGATGATTTTGTATGTGTTAATTGCGGTCAGTGCACATTATGGTGCCCAACTTCAGCAATCAGTGAAAAGTCTGAAATACAAAAGGTAAAAGATGCTATTAATGACCCTAATAAGGTAGTATTTGTCCAAACTGCTCCATCTACAAGAGTTGGTCTTGGGGAAGAATTTGGATTACCAGCTGGAACTTGGGTGCAAGGACAACAGGTTGCGGCCCTTAGAAGAGTTGGCTTTGATAAGGTCTTTGACACCAATTTTACTGCGGATTTGACAATAATGGAAGAAGGATCAGAGCTCGTAAAAAGAATAACTAATAAAGAAGTAACTCCTCAAATTACATCTTGTTGCCCAGGATGGGTAAAATTTTGCGAATATTATTATTCGGATCTTTTAGATCACCTTTCTTCAGCAAAGTCACCACAACAAATGTTTGGAGCAGTACTAAAAACATATTATGCTAAAAAGAACAATGTTGATCCTGAAAAAATATTCTCGGTTTCTATTATGCCTTGTACGGCTAAAAAGTTTGAAAAAGAAAGACCAGAATTTAATTCAGCAGGACAGTATTGGAAAAATAAAAATATTCGTGATGTAGATGCTAGTTTAACAACTAGAGAATTAGCAGTTTTAATTAAGGAAAATGATATAGATTTAACCAAATTACCTGAAGAAAATTACGACCCAATGATGGGTGCAGGTTCTGGTGCAGGATTAATTTTTGGTAATACAGGTGGGGTTATGGAAGCGGCAGTTCGTTCAGCATATTTCTTAATTACAGAGCAAAAAGCACCTGAAGCACTCTTTAAGTTAGCTCCGATAAGGGGATTAGAGGGTATTAAAGAGGCAACACTCAATGTTCCAGGTGTAGGTGATGTAAAGGTAGCAGTAGTACACGGTCTAAATAATGCAAGAATAGTTATGGATGAAGTTAGAGCTGGAAAGTCACCTTATCACTTTATAGAAATTATGGCTTGTCCAGGCGGATGTATTTCTGGAGGTGGGCAGCCTAGAACTTCTGTTCCACCATCAGATGAAGTACGTAAACAACGTATAGCAACAATGTATAATAAAGATGCATCTTATGTTTTACGTGAAAGCCATGAAAACCCAGAAATTAAAAAGCTATATCAAGATTTCCTTGAACAGCCACTCAGTCATATTGCTCATGATTTACTTCATACAAAGTATACAGAAAGAAAAGGAAATTTAAAGGCTAAAAAATTAGTATAG
- a CDS encoding 4Fe-4S dicluster domain-containing protein, whose product MGKAVLVDITKCVGCGSCTVACKMWNDLKYEKDSPVIGEKTTLNSKTWTTISHKKIKKDGKEVWRFVKNQCMHCVDPACASACITKALSKNPDGSVVYNPSVCVGCRYCMLACPFEVPKYEWNKVLPNVAKCQMCSTKIANGESPACASVCPTNALTYGERQEIVKLAKERIMKDPSYVKHIYGEKEAGGTSWLYISDIPFEKLGFKTNLSEVALPKYTHDFIKLTPQLFLGGGALLTALSFYTKRRNDVSEDKKKKD is encoded by the coding sequence ATGGGTAAAGCAGTATTAGTAGATATTACAAAATGTGTAGGCTGTGGTAGCTGTACTGTTGCTTGTAAGATGTGGAATGATTTAAAGTATGAAAAGGATTCTCCTGTCATAGGAGAAAAAACAACTTTAAATAGTAAAACCTGGACAACAATTTCGCATAAAAAGATAAAAAAGGATGGAAAAGAAGTATGGCGTTTTGTAAAAAACCAGTGTATGCATTGCGTAGATCCAGCGTGCGCTTCTGCTTGTATCACTAAAGCACTTTCTAAAAATCCTGATGGTTCAGTAGTTTATAATCCTAGTGTTTGTGTAGGTTGCCGTTATTGTATGCTTGCTTGTCCTTTTGAAGTGCCTAAGTATGAGTGGAACAAGGTTCTTCCAAATGTGGCTAAATGTCAAATGTGTAGCACGAAAATAGCTAATGGTGAGTCGCCAGCATGTGCAAGTGTCTGTCCGACAAATGCTTTAACCTATGGTGAACGCCAAGAAATAGTTAAACTTGCGAAAGAAAGAATAATGAAAGATCCTAGTTATGTTAAGCATATTTATGGGGAAAAAGAAGCAGGTGGGACATCTTGGCTATATATTTCCGATATTCCGTTTGAAAAATTAGGCTTTAAAACTAATTTATCAGAAGTTGCGTTACCAAAATATACACATGATTTCATCAAACTTACTCCACAATTATTTTTAGGTGGGGGAGCTTTGTTAACTGCTTTAAGTTTTTATACTAAACGCCGTAATGATGTATCAGAAGATAAAAAGAAAAAAGATTAA
- a CDS encoding ABC transporter ATP-binding protein, which produces MSKIFLDNVSLTYYTYSSEVHALKDLSLKVNQGEFIGIVGPSGSGKSTLLSLVAGLLKPTKGNVYINGKEITGVSKEINYMLQQDYLFGWRTILENCLIGPEIQGLNINDAKKKVINLLETYGLKDFIHHYPNQLSGGMRQRVALVRTLATNPSILLLDEPFSALDYQTRLMIEDEVSTILRNEGKTVLLVTHDISEAIAMCDKIVVLSNRPAHIQAEHEVVFDRENLSNFKIRELPKFHEYFNTIWKELHKDDKVI; this is translated from the coding sequence ATGTCCAAAATATTTCTTGATAATGTAAGTCTCACTTATTACACTTATTCCTCTGAAGTTCATGCCTTAAAAGATTTATCCTTGAAAGTAAATCAAGGAGAATTCATTGGAATAGTTGGCCCTAGTGGTAGTGGAAAAAGCACCCTCCTTTCCCTGGTTGCAGGATTATTAAAGCCAACAAAAGGCAATGTATATATAAATGGAAAGGAGATTACGGGGGTTTCTAAAGAGATAAATTATATGCTCCAGCAAGATTATCTTTTCGGGTGGAGAACTATTTTAGAAAATTGTTTAATCGGTCCTGAAATTCAAGGTTTAAATATAAATGATGCCAAGAAAAAGGTCATTAATCTTTTAGAAACTTATGGATTAAAAGACTTTATCCATCATTATCCTAATCAACTTTCTGGAGGAATGCGTCAAAGAGTAGCACTCGTTAGAACTTTAGCTACTAATCCTTCTATTTTGTTATTAGATGAGCCTTTTTCAGCACTTGATTATCAAACTAGATTAATGATTGAAGATGAAGTATCAACAATTTTACGAAATGAAGGAAAAACTGTTTTACTTGTCACTCATGATATTTCTGAAGCAATTGCAATGTGTGATAAAATAGTAGTTCTAAGCAACAGGCCTGCTCATATACAGGCCGAACATGAAGTTGTTTTTGACAGAGAAAATTTAAGTAATTTTAAAATAAGAGAGCTCCCTAAGTTCCATGAGTATTTCAATACTATATGGAAGGAGCTGCATAAAGATGACAAAGTTATATAA
- a CDS encoding valine--tRNA ligase, which yields MSEQKNLSKTYDPKVVEEKWYQHWENSNYFKADADINKPHFSIVMPPPNVTGMLHLGHALDNTLQDILTRYKRMRGFNTLWLPGTDHAGIATQARVEAQLSSEGTSKDELGREKFIEKAWQWKEEYGSTITKQLRKLGTSCDWSRERFTMDEGCSEAVKEVFVRLYNKGLIYQGNYIVNWCPHCETTISDIEVEHVDEDGKLYYIKYLTEDGTDFLTIATTRPETMFGDTAVAVHPEDTRYAHLIGTNLVLPFVNKPIPIIADTYVESEFGTGAVKITPAHDPNDFEMGKRHNLSEVVVIDSKGIMNDNAGMFSGMDRYECRKKVIEELEKQGLLIKADDHGHAVGHCYRCSTVIEPRVSKQWFVKMQPLAEPAIKVVKEGKVKFVPERFSKVYLDWLDNIRDWCISRQLWWGHRIPVWYCQDCDELICTKDEPKVCPKCESTHLEQDKDVLDTWFSSGLWPFSTLGWPQDTKDLQRYYPTSVLVTGRDIIFFWVARMIFTSLEFMGEVPFKEVFIHGLVLDAKGRKMSKSLGNGVDPLEVIEQNGADVLRFMLITGNTPGNDIRFQFERLESARNFANKIWNATRFVLMNLDDYEEGKFTPEYNMSDKWILSRYNSTIKDVTRYLENYELGEAGRKLYDFIWNEFCDWYVELAKARLYNKENTAVRYTAQNVLATVLKGTMELLHPVMPFLTEEIWQVLPHEGETIMLTSWPEENEDLINSEIEEQMNLAMEVIRTIRNLRSEVNVPLGKKADSILITHNEKSFNILMMAKEYIKSLATVDNLEIEIEMKDEPEQSVSAVTKGVEIFLSLKGLVDVEKEKARLNKELDKVNKEIERLDKKLSNEGFIRKAPADVIEKEKEKLVSYGADKDALLGRINSLG from the coding sequence ATGTCAGAGCAAAAGAATTTATCAAAAACGTACGATCCTAAAGTTGTAGAGGAAAAATGGTATCAACATTGGGAAAATAGCAATTATTTTAAAGCTGATGCAGATATAAATAAACCACATTTCTCAATTGTTATGCCTCCACCTAATGTAACAGGTATGCTTCATTTAGGACATGCTTTAGATAATACATTACAAGATATATTAACGCGTTATAAGAGGATGAGAGGGTTTAACACCCTTTGGTTACCAGGTACTGATCATGCTGGAATAGCAACTCAAGCAAGAGTGGAGGCGCAGCTTAGCTCTGAGGGTACATCTAAAGATGAACTTGGACGAGAAAAGTTTATAGAAAAGGCATGGCAATGGAAAGAAGAATATGGTAGCACTATAACAAAGCAATTACGAAAACTAGGTACTTCTTGTGATTGGAGCAGAGAGAGATTTACTATGGATGAGGGATGCTCTGAAGCTGTTAAAGAGGTATTTGTGCGATTATATAATAAAGGACTAATTTACCAAGGTAATTATATTGTAAACTGGTGTCCTCATTGTGAAACTACCATTTCAGATATTGAAGTAGAGCATGTTGATGAAGATGGTAAACTGTATTATATAAAATATCTTACAGAAGATGGTACGGATTTTCTTACTATAGCAACTACTCGTCCTGAAACAATGTTTGGCGATACAGCGGTAGCAGTTCATCCAGAAGATACAAGATACGCTCATTTAATAGGAACTAATTTGGTTTTACCTTTTGTGAATAAACCTATTCCGATAATTGCAGATACTTATGTGGAAAGTGAATTTGGAACAGGAGCAGTTAAAATAACACCAGCTCATGATCCTAATGACTTTGAAATGGGTAAAAGACACAATCTTAGCGAAGTTGTTGTCATAGATTCAAAAGGTATTATGAATGATAATGCAGGTATGTTTTCTGGCATGGATAGATATGAGTGCCGTAAAAAGGTAATTGAAGAATTAGAAAAACAAGGTCTACTAATAAAAGCAGATGATCATGGACATGCTGTTGGTCATTGTTATCGCTGCAGCACCGTTATTGAACCAAGAGTATCTAAACAATGGTTTGTAAAAATGCAGCCTTTAGCAGAACCAGCAATAAAGGTTGTAAAAGAAGGTAAGGTTAAATTTGTACCTGAGAGATTTTCTAAAGTTTATCTTGATTGGTTAGATAATATTAGAGATTGGTGTATATCACGTCAATTATGGTGGGGTCATCGCATTCCAGTATGGTATTGCCAGGATTGTGATGAATTAATTTGTACAAAAGATGAGCCTAAGGTTTGCCCAAAATGTGAATCTACTCATTTAGAACAAGATAAGGATGTTTTAGATACTTGGTTTAGTTCTGGTTTATGGCCATTTTCTACTTTGGGTTGGCCACAGGATACTAAAGATTTACAAAGGTATTATCCAACTAGTGTATTAGTAACTGGCAGAGACATTATTTTCTTTTGGGTAGCTAGAATGATTTTTACTTCTTTAGAATTTATGGGAGAAGTACCTTTTAAAGAAGTATTTATTCATGGATTAGTGCTTGATGCAAAAGGAAGAAAAATGAGTAAATCTTTAGGAAATGGTGTTGACCCATTAGAGGTTATTGAGCAAAATGGAGCTGACGTTTTAAGATTTATGCTTATTACCGGTAATACTCCTGGTAATGATATTCGCTTCCAGTTTGAAAGATTAGAATCGGCTCGTAACTTTGCTAATAAAATTTGGAATGCAACTCGTTTTGTCTTAATGAACTTAGACGATTATGAAGAAGGTAAATTTACACCTGAATACAATATGTCAGACAAGTGGATTTTAAGCCGCTATAATTCTACAATTAAAGATGTCACAAGATATCTAGAAAATTATGAACTTGGTGAAGCAGGAAGAAAATTATATGACTTTATTTGGAATGAATTTTGTGATTGGTATGTCGAATTAGCTAAAGCAAGGTTATATAATAAAGAAAATACTGCAGTGAGATATACCGCACAAAATGTTTTAGCAACTGTACTAAAAGGCACTATGGAGCTATTGCATCCTGTAATGCCGTTTTTAACCGAAGAAATATGGCAGGTGTTACCGCATGAAGGTGAAACAATTATGCTTACTTCATGGCCAGAAGAAAATGAGGATTTAATTAATTCCGAAATAGAAGAACAAATGAATTTAGCAATGGAAGTAATAAGAACTATCCGTAATTTAAGAAGTGAAGTTAATGTTCCCTTGGGTAAAAAGGCAGATTCTATTCTTATTACTCATAATGAAAAGTCGTTTAATATTTTAATGATGGCTAAAGAATATATTAAATCATTAGCAACTGTGGACAATTTAGAGATAGAAATTGAGATGAAAGATGAGCCTGAACAGTCTGTTTCTGCTGTAACTAAAGGGGTAGAAATATTTTTATCCTTAAAAGGCTTAGTCGATGTTGAAAAAGAAAAAGCACGTTTAAATAAAGAATTAGATAAAGTTAATAAAGAAATCGAGAGATTAGATAAAAAGTTATCTAACGAAGGATTTATCAGAAAAGCTCCAGCTGATGTAATTGAAAAAGAAAAAGAAAAATTAGTTTCGTATGGTGCAGATAAAGATGCTTTATTAGGTAGAATAAATAGTCTAGGTTAA
- a CDS encoding bifunctional folylpolyglutamate synthase/dihydrofolate synthase, whose translation MKYDEALEFLQGSGKFGINLGLNRVSELLENLDNPHEKIKIIHIAGTNGKGSVTAMLNSILSQAGLKVGVYTSPHLHSYTERIKINNSFISEEDFALEMVELKGILPKIIKKTNDNPTEFEILTAVALNYFYKQKVDIAIVEVGMGGRLDSTNVVNPIMSIITPIGKDHENFLGDTYEKISLEKAGIFKKDTPVVIGKQREECKNVLISEAKKKDCPVYFVDKVKVKELLYTELGQKLEVISENFTNEIFLSLLGDHQRENMKIVLTAIKLLSDQGLLISKDNIKIGLKNVKWPGRLELIIGKRKFVFDGAHNPQGAQALRDSLPKYFKYDNLIIILGILEDKDQERILEQIIPLAKTFIVTKPANFRTDNWQNVAQIIKRKSSAQVIIEEQVESAINKANELTNKGDLICITGSLYLIGEAREYVLKNLFPA comes from the coding sequence ATGAAGTATGATGAAGCATTAGAGTTTTTGCAGGGTTCAGGAAAATTTGGTATTAACTTAGGTCTTAATCGGGTTTCAGAATTATTAGAAAATTTAGATAATCCACATGAGAAAATAAAAATTATTCACATAGCGGGTACTAATGGTAAAGGTTCAGTGACTGCTATGTTAAATAGTATCTTAAGTCAAGCTGGTTTAAAGGTAGGGGTTTATACTTCGCCTCATCTCCATAGTTACACTGAAAGAATTAAAATAAATAATAGTTTTATTTCAGAAGAAGATTTTGCTCTTGAAATGGTAGAGCTTAAAGGTATATTGCCAAAGATAATAAAAAAGACAAATGATAACCCGACAGAATTTGAAATATTGACAGCAGTAGCTCTAAATTACTTTTATAAACAAAAAGTAGATATTGCTATCGTAGAAGTAGGAATGGGAGGACGTTTAGATTCTACTAATGTAGTAAATCCGATAATGTCGATCATAACTCCAATAGGTAAAGATCATGAAAACTTTTTAGGTGATACTTATGAAAAAATATCATTAGAAAAAGCAGGAATATTTAAAAAAGATACTCCTGTAGTAATAGGTAAACAAAGAGAAGAGTGTAAAAATGTTTTAATTAGTGAGGCAAAGAAAAAAGATTGTCCAGTTTATTTTGTAGATAAAGTAAAGGTAAAGGAACTTCTGTATACTGAATTAGGTCAAAAATTAGAAGTTATCTCTGAGAATTTTACAAATGAAATTTTCTTATCTTTATTAGGCGATCATCAAAGGGAGAATATGAAGATAGTTTTAACTGCTATTAAACTATTAAGTGATCAAGGTCTTTTAATTAGTAAAGATAATATAAAAATTGGACTTAAAAATGTTAAATGGCCAGGGAGACTAGAACTTATTATAGGAAAAAGAAAGTTTGTATTTGATGGGGCTCACAATCCGCAAGGAGCACAGGCACTAAGAGATTCATTACCGAAGTATTTTAAATATGACAATTTAATCATAATACTAGGTATTTTAGAAGATAAAGATCAAGAAAGAATACTTGAACAAATTATACCTTTAGCAAAAACTTTTATTGTTACGAAACCTGCTAATTTTCGTACAGATAACTGGCAAAATGTAGCACAGATAATTAAAAGAAAATCTAGTGCACAGGTTATTATAGAAGAACAAGTAGAATCTGCAATAAATAAAGCAAATGAACTTACAAATAAAGGAGACCTTATTTGTATAACGGGTTCTTTATATTTAATAGGTGAGGCTAGAGAGTATGTTCTAAAAAACCTTTTTCCCGCATAA
- the nrfD gene encoding NrfD/PsrC family molybdoenzyme membrane anchor subunit yields the protein MMSQKWSLKITPMRIGLFILVAIGALSGLLRIATGLGATTNLNDQWPWGLWIGLDLTMVALAGAGYSMCLMAHVLHIDKFKIYARRGLLISFLAYILVLVTLFLEIGRWDNALSPIINWGHESPLFEVVIAIMIYMAVQTVEILEIITEKIFKSWNKSLKAIMPIVVIIGSLIPFGHQASLGALYLLMLGKLHGLWWSTMIPWLFLLSSFFAGPAVIALDTIWSSKKYNHSIDLKSLQSLMRVSGYLMGGYLLIKIYDLIRYDGFSLLFAGSFESFMFILEMVIGIIIPIVLCFSTKNMTLSKIKMFSVLTVAGIALNRFNVVITGMYKSLGTGYIPSIIEWTTTIGIFSGVILAYMFIVENFNIYKHSENDIKVNGNYSKGNLKTTEI from the coding sequence ATGATGTCTCAAAAATGGAGCTTGAAAATAACTCCAATGAGAATAGGTTTATTTATATTAGTAGCTATTGGAGCGTTATCAGGTTTACTACGTATAGCTACAGGATTAGGTGCAACTACTAACTTAAATGATCAGTGGCCGTGGGGGTTATGGATTGGACTTGATTTAACTATGGTTGCTCTTGCTGGTGCTGGTTATAGTATGTGTTTAATGGCTCATGTACTACACATTGATAAATTTAAAATTTATGCTCGTCGTGGATTATTAATATCTTTTTTAGCATATATTTTAGTTTTGGTTACCTTGTTCTTAGAAATTGGTCGCTGGGATAATGCTCTTAGTCCGATTATAAACTGGGGTCATGAATCACCTTTGTTTGAAGTTGTAATTGCTATTATGATTTATATGGCTGTTCAAACCGTTGAAATTTTAGAAATTATTACTGAAAAAATATTTAAATCTTGGAATAAGTCTTTAAAGGCAATTATGCCAATAGTTGTTATCATTGGTTCATTAATACCATTTGGTCATCAAGCATCTTTAGGAGCTTTATATCTTTTAATGCTTGGTAAGCTGCATGGATTATGGTGGTCAACTATGATTCCTTGGCTTTTCCTTTTATCATCATTTTTTGCAGGCCCAGCTGTAATTGCATTAGATACTATTTGGTCTAGCAAAAAGTATAATCATTCAATTGACCTTAAATCCTTACAAAGTTTAATGAGGGTTTCTGGATACTTAATGGGTGGATATTTATTAATTAAAATTTATGATTTAATAAGATATGATGGATTTAGCTTATTATTTGCAGGAAGTTTTGAATCATTTATGTTTATATTAGAAATGGTTATTGGTATAATTATTCCAATAGTGTTATGTTTCTCTACTAAAAACATGACACTTTCTAAGATTAAAATGTTTAGTGTACTTACTGTAGCTGGAATTGCTTTAAATCGCTTTAATGTAGTAATTACAGGGATGTATAAATCTTTAGGTACTGGATATATTCCTTCTATTATTGAGTGGACTACAACAATTGGTATTTTTTCAGGAGTTATATTAGCATATATGTTTATAGTTGAAAACTTTAATATATATAAACATTCTGAAAATGATATCAAAGTAAATGGAAATTATTCTAAGGGAAATTTGAAAACAACAGAAATATAA
- a CDS encoding ABC transporter permease, which yields MTKLYNKFFMRGASSIEHAEYLKNYRLRLLSIFILQAFILLMIFGLWEWAAENKYIDSFITSQPSAVWNQIVKMIKTGTLWLHIGITVGETVFSFILGTILGILMAIMIWWSKYLAKLLDPFIIVFNSMPKIALGPIFIVWLGNGLPAIIIMALAISVITTFIVMFSGFVEVNPNHIKLVRTFGATKWQVFTKVVFPESVPAIIAALKVNIGLTLVGVIVGEFLVSQAGLGYLIIYGSQVFNFDQVMTSVIILCIVATILYYSVAFIENLYLKTRGGNNK from the coding sequence ATGACAAAGTTATATAATAAGTTTTTTATGCGTGGGGCTTCATCGATTGAGCATGCAGAATACTTAAAAAACTATCGTCTCAGATTATTAAGCATCTTCATTTTACAAGCTTTTATTCTTTTAATGATTTTTGGCTTGTGGGAATGGGCAGCTGAAAATAAATATATAGATTCCTTTATTACTAGTCAGCCAAGTGCTGTCTGGAACCAAATTGTTAAAATGATTAAAACGGGTACCCTTTGGCTTCATATCGGTATCACAGTCGGAGAAACAGTATTTAGTTTTATTTTAGGAACTATTTTAGGAATACTTATGGCAATCATGATTTGGTGGTCAAAATATTTAGCAAAGCTTTTAGATCCCTTTATAATTGTTTTTAATAGTATGCCAAAAATAGCTTTGGGTCCGATATTTATTGTGTGGTTAGGTAATGGTCTTCCTGCTATTATAATTATGGCCTTAGCCATTTCTGTAATCACAACCTTTATCGTTATGTTTTCAGGATTTGTTGAAGTAAATCCTAATCATATTAAATTAGTTAGAACCTTTGGGGCTACAAAATGGCAGGTATTTACTAAGGTTGTTTTTCCAGAAAGTGTACCTGCAATTATAGCAGCTCTAAAAGTTAATATAGGTTTAACTCTAGTTGGGGTTATCGTGGGGGAATTCTTAGTATCACAAGCTGGTTTAGGATATCTTATAATTTATGGTAGCCAGGTATTTAACTTTGACCAAGTAATGACTAGTGTAATTATTTTATGTATAGTTGCTACTATACTATATTATAGTGTAGCATTTATCGAAAACTTATATTTAAAAACCCGTGGAGGTAATAATAAATAA
- a CDS encoding TIGR04086 family membrane protein: MKKKYYYKKNTKDRLNLKGLWQGIVIAAITFMVIMFIGVGSVLAFVPDSTIYSLHEIPKLFLWVAFFLSGYIAALKSGYKGWQHGLAAGISLGIISLLFMIAIFPLSMILEVMILYLFASIILGVSGGIVGLRSTTTVKKTYSLTEFKKQSSKQLDSQR; this comes from the coding sequence TTGAAAAAGAAATATTATTATAAAAAAAATACTAAAGATAGATTAAACTTAAAAGGTTTGTGGCAAGGTATAGTTATTGCGGCTATAACCTTTATGGTAATCATGTTTATTGGGGTAGGAAGTGTTTTAGCTTTTGTTCCTGATAGCACTATATACTCCCTTCATGAAATACCAAAATTATTTCTCTGGGTTGCCTTTTTTTTAAGTGGTTACATAGCAGCTTTAAAATCAGGTTATAAGGGATGGCAACATGGTTTAGCTGCTGGAATATCCCTTGGAATAATATCTTTATTATTTATGATTGCAATTTTTCCTTTGAGCATGATATTAGAAGTAATGATTTTATATTTATTTGCATCGATTATTTTAGGTGTTTCAGGTGGAATAGTAGGATTAAGGTCGACAACTACTGTGAAAAAAACATATTCATTAACGGAATTTAAAAAACAAAGTTCAAAGCAACTTGACAGTCAAAGATAA